From the genome of Marinicella rhabdoformis:
TGAAAATAAATAACCTCCCACTGACAACTGGACAAATAACTAAAAACAATAATAAATATGAATTATTTTATAACGATCGCGCCCTCTTTTTTCAATTTTCAGCCTTAGAGTACAATGCCACTGAACAAGTCAGGTACAGTTATAAAATTTCAGGCGTTTCCGACGAATGGCAAGACGTTTCAGATTCAAGAAGTTTAGAATTAAAAAGTTTAAAACCTGGTCAATACACTTTAGAAATTCGCGCCAATAATTCAGACTGCCGGTGGTCTGAACAGAAATTAATAATAAATATTGAAGTTCACCCAGCTTGGTGGAATTTATGGTGGGTTTGGTTAATTTTTGGTTCATTTATTATTCTTGCAGCACTCACGTTTCATTACTTTAGAAGTAACATCATCAGAAAACGCAATTTAGAATTAGAGGCTTTGGTTGAAAGCAGAACTTCTGAATTGTTGTTATTAAATAAAAAGCTTGAATCAGCTTCTCAAACTGACTTTTTAACTGGCCTTTATAACAGGTCCGGTTTTATTGAAAAATTCAATAACATTCCAGACAGCGTCGTTCAAGGACATATCGTACTCGCCGACATAGATCACTTCAAAAAGATCAATGATCAGTTTGGGCACATGGCCGGAGATGAAGTACTCAAAGCCACATCAAAAATCATGTTATCACTGATACAAAAAGACGATTTTGTTGCACGCTGGGGCGGTGAGGAATTTATTTTTTATATCTCCAACAACACAGCAGAAGAAGTGTATTTAATGATTGAAAAGATAAGAACCACCATTGAAAAATCAAAGCTCATTTATGCTGAAAAAGAAATAAAAGTCACTTGTACTTTTGGCATTTGTCAAATTCAATCTGGCATGGAATTAAATCAATCCATCAAAGCTGCCGATGAATCAATGTACTTAGGGAAGGCTAAACAAAGAAACATTACTGTGGTATCAAAAGAATTCTGATAAATATGGTGCTCAGAAGAGGATTTGAACCTCCACGACCTTACGGCCACCAGCATCTGAAGCTGGCGCGTCTACCAATTCCGCCACCTGAGCACTGAGGATTTGCATTTTACTTGAGGCCTAACTGATTTAGCAAGCACATTATTGTGCTTAAACTTGCCACATTTCCATCATCAGCTTGATGAGTTCTTGGACTTTTTTATGGTAACTAATATGTGGAAACTGAGGTAAAAACTCAGAGACATCAACACCTGCATAATTTTGTACCACGCACCATTCAATTAATGGATGGCCTGCACCTGCAAACTCCCAATCTAAAATACAAATATCCTGCCCATTGTCGATGATATTCATCGGGTTGAGATCAAAATGAAGTAAATTGCTTTGTTTTTTCCAAAACCCCAAATGAATCAGCTCAGTCACTATAGCGTTAATCGATGATTTCAATGATGTATCCATTTCAGAAAAATAATGGATATATTCGACCATACGAAACACCAACTCTGATCTTTTGTTTTGGAATTGAATTTGGTGTAACGGCGCTATTTTATCGGCCAGTTGCATAAGTTTTTCTGGGTTTTTAAGGTCTTCACTCTGCCATGGCTCGCCTTCAAAATATTCAGTGATTAAATAGCCTTTGCTGAAATTATTGACTATTAACTTGGGAGCAATGTTTAAAGGACGAATGGCTTCTAAAATTTGGGCTTCTGTTTGGCGGTGAATGCCTGGCAATTCATCGTTATTGAACCTAACCACATACACACCACGTTGGGTTTTGACTTTGAATGTCTTATTGATTGTGCCACCAATCAACTCTGTAAGTGATTGATAACCTGCTTTTCTAACCTCGGGTAATTCCGCTACTTTTTCTTCCCATTGATTCAGTCCCCAATCATTGATGACACTGTCTTTTACAACCGTTGTTTTATCGTCGTTTCTATTGTTGCTCATAAGCCTTTTGCCATGCAGTGATGCCCATGACAATCATCACCAAATAAACACCAAACAATGAAGCGGTTAGGTACAAACCTTTATGCCAAAACAAAACGGCTGAGACTGAATTTATTACAAGCCAATAATACCAATTTTCAAACACTTTCCAAACCACCAAAAAAGTAGTAGCAACTGCAAAGCAAGTGGTAAACGCGTCCCAATAAGCAAAGTCTGCTTTCAAAGAGGACATATAGTATCCAAGAAAAGGAACGCACAAGCCTGTGATAATGATTAATTTCAGGTGTTTTTGCCAAGGCCATTTAATGATGGGTTTGTGGTGGTCATTCGTTTCACCCTTTGTCCATTGCCACCAGCCATAAACTGCCATGACCAGATAAAAGACATTAAGCAGTGACTCAGAAAATAGAGAGACCGCATGAAACAGGTAAATGTAAATACTGGTGCTGACGAATGCAAAAAGCCAACACCAGATATTTTCTTTAACCACCAGAACCAAATAAAAAATACCGCAAATAACGGCAACCATCTCCAACAGTGACTGCGCAGTCCAAGCTGTCAGTATCTGATTTAATATGTCCACAAGTCTTTCAATCAGTCTACTTGTGGTGACAAATCACCGTTCAAAACTTTCATTA
Proteins encoded in this window:
- the pnuC gene encoding nicotinamide riboside transporter PnuC, with protein sequence MDILNQILTAWTAQSLLEMVAVICGIFYLVLVVKENIWCWLFAFVSTSIYIYLFHAVSLFSESLLNVFYLVMAVYGWWQWTKGETNDHHKPIIKWPWQKHLKLIIITGLCVPFLGYYMSSLKADFAYWDAFTTCFAVATTFLVVWKVFENWYYWLVINSVSAVLFWHKGLYLTASLFGVYLVMIVMGITAWQKAYEQQ
- a CDS encoding phosphotransferase, which gives rise to MSNNRNDDKTTVVKDSVINDWGLNQWEEKVAELPEVRKAGYQSLTELIGGTINKTFKVKTQRGVYVVRFNNDELPGIHRQTEAQILEAIRPLNIAPKLIVNNFSKGYLITEYFEGEPWQSEDLKNPEKLMQLADKIAPLHQIQFQNKRSELVFRMVEYIHYFSEMDTSLKSSINAIVTELIHLGFWKKQSNLLHFDLNPMNIIDNGQDICILDWEFAGAGHPLIEWCVVQNYAGVDVSEFLPQFPHISYHKKVQELIKLMMEMWQV